The following proteins come from a genomic window of Pyxidicoccus sp. MSG2:
- a CDS encoding DNA circularization N-terminal domain-containing protein: MALELAGIPLDKLIRVEVRERARFVRHSVPGLSGELTQDLGRPGVAVAFQGIFLGAEAADRLKELRDKYLAREPVDFLCEAVGEGYFTQVVIDTLQVVQRAGFVDQFDYVCEVAEYVPPPPPAVANPLGDLDASILDEAAGMMDDVQNAIGQVADLANLLAGASDYGNPTTRLPGMLTSFTEAAGPATTTLSSIAGLL, encoded by the coding sequence ATGGCGCTCGAACTGGCGGGCATTCCCCTGGACAAGCTCATCAGGGTGGAGGTGCGCGAGCGGGCCCGCTTCGTGCGCCATTCCGTGCCTGGCCTCAGCGGCGAGCTGACCCAGGACCTCGGGCGGCCCGGCGTGGCCGTGGCCTTCCAGGGCATCTTCCTGGGCGCGGAGGCCGCCGACAGGCTCAAGGAGCTGCGGGACAAGTACCTCGCCCGCGAGCCGGTGGACTTCCTGTGCGAGGCCGTTGGCGAGGGGTACTTCACCCAGGTCGTCATCGACACTTTACAGGTGGTGCAGCGGGCGGGCTTCGTCGACCAGTTCGACTACGTCTGCGAGGTGGCGGAGTACGTGCCTCCACCGCCGCCCGCGGTCGCCAATCCCCTCGGGGACCTCGACGCCAGCATCCTCGATGAAGCCGCCGGGATGATGGACGACGTCCAGAACGCCATCGGCCAGGTCGCAGACCTGGCGAACCTCCTCGCCGGAGCCTCCGACTACGGCAACCCCACCACGCGGCTGCCGGGGATGCTCACGTCCTTCACCGAAGCGGCAGGCCCCGCCACCACGACGCTGAGCTCCATTGCAGGGCTTCTCTGA